Proteins from one Gimesia maris genomic window:
- a CDS encoding efflux RND transporter permease subunit has product MLRALISFSIREPLIMLCATALLIGFGWFSVREVPIDAIPNIGENQVIIFTAWPGRSPKDVEDQVTYPLSVSMLAVPDAESVRGKSLFGYSFVQVTFKDSTDFYWARSRVAEQLGTAAALLPEGVVPTLGPDATGLGQVLYYVLEPPPEMNLAEIRSLQDFVVKYELQAVPGVSEVASVGGYVRQYQIEIDPDKLRFHDIPLDQVTDAVRKSNIDVGAKTVESGGMEYIIRGRGFIGADQDTSQAVSDIEQTVIRSREGVPIRIRDLGSVQLGPEFRRGAIDLNGAEAVGGVVVMRFGENPRKVIDRIKLKMSQIEPSLKGVKFDLIYDRTGLINETIGTLTTALTQEVIITAVVILLFLLHLRASLVVAITLPIAVLMAFIAMNVFGIDANIMSLAGIAIAIGTMVDMGIVVSESIYDQLAEWEAKGKPGGKAARLSVINTAAAEVAPAVVTAVMTTVVSFFPVFMLTGRDYKLFAPLAWTKTFSITAALIVAITLVPLLSRLFLASHQRTHRRRTLISVVFALVCGLLVWSAGETLVSLTSISLIALTAGAVIAGGSCSYWILSERLRPVDENPIGKMIHFLYEPTLRFFMRYKLLFFSFPTLVVLLGMGAWIGMPAVLKPFESVARFLGVDADEVPGWVEAKHLFPGLESNDWIALDEGSWFYMPTLYPAASFTQAMEVLQTQDALIKEIPEVENVLGKIGRIDSALDPAPAAMIETYVMLKPVEEWREGTTSKKIWEQINAVATLPGVTPASPLQPIEGRVIMLQSGIKAPMAIRIFGDSLDGLAQASIAVADHLKQIPQVNGATVNPDIVLGKPYVEFDVNRENAARYGMSTAMVNEIIETALGGSNVTRTVEGRERYPIRVRYERNLREQIDELSRLPVVTHSDEIIPLSLLAEMKTTWGPGAINSEDARLVAHVSFSASGQEGALETVAAVEQSLRAAQEDGSLDLPAGYALQAVGSFQNQVEANNRLMWVVPLVILTNLFIIYLQFRNFPIALAVFSGIPVAFAGGMILLAVNDIQINTAVWVGFIALFGIAVDDGVVMATYLDQVFTRKRLKNVTDIRNAVVEAGLKRIRPCLMTTFTTIIALLPVIYSTGRGSDVAKAMAWPVIGGMTVALLTLFVVPVIFAAYKEFKMNLGLDDPHWAGTEDDFQSVS; this is encoded by the coding sequence ATGTTGCGTGCCTTGATCTCTTTCAGTATCCGGGAACCGCTGATCATGCTTTGCGCAACGGCGCTGCTGATCGGGTTCGGGTGGTTCAGTGTTCGCGAAGTTCCCATCGATGCCATCCCCAATATCGGCGAGAATCAGGTGATCATCTTCACTGCCTGGCCGGGACGTTCTCCCAAGGATGTGGAAGACCAGGTAACCTATCCTCTCTCGGTTTCGATGCTGGCCGTACCGGATGCAGAATCGGTCCGAGGAAAAAGTCTGTTCGGTTACAGTTTTGTGCAGGTGACCTTTAAAGACAGCACCGACTTTTACTGGGCCCGTTCCCGCGTTGCCGAGCAACTGGGGACAGCGGCTGCGTTGCTGCCGGAAGGCGTTGTTCCCACCCTCGGACCGGACGCTACGGGATTAGGTCAGGTGCTCTATTATGTGCTCGAGCCGCCCCCGGAGATGAATCTGGCTGAGATACGCAGCCTGCAGGATTTCGTCGTGAAATATGAACTGCAGGCAGTGCCCGGCGTGAGTGAAGTGGCCAGCGTCGGCGGTTACGTGAGGCAGTACCAGATTGAAATCGACCCGGATAAACTTCGCTTTCACGATATTCCCCTTGATCAGGTCACGGATGCGGTTCGAAAATCAAATATCGATGTCGGTGCTAAAACCGTTGAATCAGGTGGCATGGAATATATTATCCGTGGTCGTGGCTTTATCGGGGCTGATCAGGATACCAGTCAGGCCGTCAGTGATATTGAACAGACTGTGATACGCTCCCGCGAAGGGGTACCTATACGCATCCGTGATCTGGGAAGTGTGCAGCTTGGTCCGGAGTTTCGGCGTGGTGCCATTGATTTAAATGGTGCAGAAGCTGTCGGCGGCGTGGTGGTGATGCGGTTTGGCGAGAATCCTCGCAAAGTGATAGACCGGATCAAACTGAAAATGTCGCAGATTGAGCCCAGTCTCAAAGGAGTCAAATTTGATCTGATCTACGACCGCACGGGGCTGATCAATGAGACGATCGGTACATTGACCACGGCACTCACACAGGAAGTCATCATAACAGCAGTTGTGATCCTGCTGTTTCTGCTGCATCTGCGTGCGAGCCTGGTCGTCGCTATTACCTTACCGATCGCAGTTCTGATGGCATTCATCGCCATGAATGTCTTCGGCATTGATGCGAATATCATGTCACTTGCCGGTATAGCGATTGCCATCGGGACCATGGTCGATATGGGGATTGTCGTTTCAGAATCGATCTATGATCAGCTGGCGGAGTGGGAAGCCAAAGGGAAACCGGGAGGTAAAGCAGCTCGATTGTCAGTGATTAATACTGCCGCGGCAGAAGTGGCTCCCGCTGTGGTGACAGCGGTAATGACGACGGTGGTTAGTTTTTTTCCGGTCTTCATGCTCACTGGAAGGGATTATAAGCTCTTCGCTCCGCTGGCCTGGACGAAAACGTTCTCGATCACTGCTGCCCTGATCGTGGCAATCACGCTGGTTCCGCTGTTGAGCCGCCTGTTTCTGGCTTCACATCAAAGAACACACCGTCGAAGGACTCTGATTTCGGTCGTGTTTGCTCTGGTCTGTGGATTGCTGGTCTGGTCTGCAGGAGAGACTCTTGTCAGTCTCACGTCGATCAGTCTGATTGCCTTGACTGCTGGAGCAGTCATTGCCGGGGGAAGCTGCAGCTACTGGATATTGAGCGAACGATTGCGGCCCGTTGATGAAAATCCGATCGGGAAAATGATTCACTTTCTCTACGAACCAACACTGCGCTTCTTTATGCGGTATAAGTTGCTTTTCTTCTCGTTTCCCACTCTCGTTGTTTTACTGGGGATGGGAGCCTGGATCGGCATGCCTGCGGTTCTGAAGCCTTTTGAAAGCGTGGCTCGCTTCCTGGGCGTCGATGCCGATGAAGTGCCCGGCTGGGTAGAAGCCAAACATCTGTTTCCGGGACTGGAATCGAATGACTGGATTGCTCTGGATGAAGGAAGCTGGTTCTATATGCCGACACTGTATCCTGCTGCCAGCTTTACCCAGGCGATGGAAGTTCTGCAGACGCAGGATGCGCTGATTAAAGAGATTCCCGAAGTGGAAAATGTACTCGGGAAAATTGGTCGCATCGATTCAGCACTCGATCCGGCTCCGGCTGCGATGATTGAAACCTACGTAATGCTCAAGCCGGTGGAAGAGTGGCGGGAAGGAACCACTTCGAAAAAGATCTGGGAACAGATCAACGCGGTTGCCACGCTGCCAGGCGTCACGCCGGCGTCTCCGTTGCAGCCGATTGAAGGGCGGGTGATCATGTTGCAGAGCGGAATCAAAGCGCCAATGGCCATTCGTATTTTCGGCGACAGCCTGGATGGGCTTGCGCAAGCTTCGATTGCCGTGGCCGATCATCTGAAACAGATTCCACAGGTGAATGGGGCTACGGTGAACCCGGATATCGTACTGGGAAAACCTTATGTTGAATTTGATGTGAACCGCGAAAACGCAGCCCGGTACGGGATGTCGACTGCGATGGTCAATGAGATTATTGAAACAGCCCTGGGAGGTTCGAATGTCACCCGCACCGTCGAAGGACGCGAACGCTATCCGATTCGTGTGCGCTATGAGCGGAACCTGCGTGAGCAGATTGACGAGTTGAGTCGCCTGCCTGTCGTCACCCATTCAGACGAAATAATTCCTCTATCTCTGCTGGCGGAAATGAAAACGACCTGGGGGCCGGGTGCGATCAACAGTGAAGATGCCCGCCTGGTGGCACATGTCTCGTTTTCTGCTTCGGGGCAGGAAGGCGCGCTGGAGACGGTCGCTGCTGTTGAGCAGAGTCTGCGGGCAGCTCAGGAGGATGGTTCGCTGGATTTACCAGCCGGCTATGCATTGCAGGCAGTGGGTTCCTTCCAGAATCAGGTGGAAGCAAACAACCGCCTGATGTGGGTGGTCCCGCTGGTGATTTTGACGAACCTGTTTATTATCTACCTGCAGTTCCGTAATTTTCCGATCGCACTTGCGGTCTTCTCCGGGATCCCGGTCGCGTTTGCCGGGGGAATGATTCTGCTGGCGGTGAATGATATTCAGATTAATACTGCGGTCTGGGTGGGTTTCATTGCGCTGTTTGGAATTGCCGTCGATGATGGGGTGGTGATGGCGACCTATCTGGATCAGGTCTTCACGCGCAAACGATTAAAGAACGTGACTGATATTCGCAATGCCGTTGTGGAGGCGGGGCTCAAACGAATCCGCCCCTGTCTGATGACTACCTTCACGACGATCATTGCTCTGCTGCCGGTAATCTATTCGACCGGACGAGGGTCAGATGTCGCGAAAGCGATGGCCTGGCCTGTGATTGGCGGTATGACGGTTGCCTTACTGACACTGTTTGTTGTTCCGGTGATCTTTGCCGCGTACAAAGAATTTAAAATGAATCTAGGACTGGATGATCCCCACTGGGCGGGGACGGAAGATGATTTTCAGTCCGTCAGTTAG
- a CDS encoding efflux RND transporter periplasmic adaptor subunit, which translates to MSSSKNESALQSSNPPPPPDARSGRWWLRKLLPAGLFLAVGLLLIVLTGVAQRLGWIQAGTSAGVTSSDEGKQATYTCPMHPQIRQPTPGRCPICGMALVPAAKSAGNVDQLAINIEPTQRRLANIQTEEVKAEPVNSIIETIGSIEIDESRHATIAAYIDGRIEKLFADYTGVEVEKGDHLAVVYSPELYSAQIELLEARNALKKMNSGSLAVVREVQEKLVTNSRQKLVELGMTDEQINQLLTSGKAESRLTIYAPIGGTVTQKLAEEGKYIKAGEPIYRIANLSTVWLMLELYPENASRIRFGQVVEAELQSLPGKTLKGRVVFIDPTVNKTRRTVGVRVEFSNEHGQLRPGDYAKAQITVPIGPQGKVYDSELAGKWISPMHPQVIRDQPGDCPICGMKLVPTSRYGYSEQPVIQNAAITVPRSAVLLAGDHSVVYVETEPGRFELRNVTLGPMLRDRAVILDGVKQGEQVATAGNFLIDSQMQLSGKPSLIDPTKYSRDKKKKPAYRNEPLQFESIRIEKLSGKPGQSLENLYSVYFAIQKQFASDQKISEQQATTLNRLASELAQDSQLDHTIRSELKQVAANAVHLHHLSLEEARKKFKPISHAMVKLATQVRGDAAKQPYYQFFCPMVSQGEGDWLQQDDKLLNPYFGSKMLHCGKLVSTFAPVASTRRKTDQKSGNTNNKTLSRPKGE; encoded by the coding sequence ATGAGTTCTTCTAAAAATGAATCAGCGCTCCAATCCAGCAATCCACCCCCACCGCCTGATGCCAGGTCGGGACGCTGGTGGTTGCGTAAATTATTACCCGCAGGATTGTTCCTGGCGGTGGGATTGCTGTTGATTGTGCTGACTGGTGTGGCCCAGCGTCTAGGCTGGATTCAGGCCGGCACATCGGCTGGTGTCACGTCATCTGATGAGGGCAAACAGGCGACTTATACCTGTCCCATGCATCCCCAGATTCGACAACCCACACCAGGACGGTGCCCCATCTGTGGTATGGCGCTGGTCCCTGCTGCAAAATCCGCAGGGAACGTGGATCAACTGGCAATCAATATTGAACCGACCCAGCGCAGACTGGCTAACATACAGACCGAGGAAGTGAAAGCAGAGCCGGTCAATTCGATCATCGAAACGATAGGCTCGATCGAAATCGACGAGAGCCGGCATGCAACGATCGCAGCTTATATTGATGGCAGAATAGAAAAACTGTTTGCTGATTACACCGGTGTCGAAGTTGAGAAAGGCGATCACCTTGCTGTAGTCTACAGTCCGGAACTTTATTCCGCACAGATCGAATTACTGGAAGCACGCAATGCATTAAAAAAGATGAACTCCGGATCACTGGCTGTTGTGCGTGAAGTGCAGGAAAAACTGGTGACGAATTCACGTCAGAAACTGGTCGAACTGGGAATGACAGACGAGCAGATCAATCAACTGCTGACCAGCGGCAAAGCCGAATCGAGGCTCACCATCTATGCTCCCATCGGCGGAACCGTCACGCAGAAACTGGCTGAAGAAGGAAAGTATATCAAAGCGGGTGAACCGATCTACCGGATTGCGAATCTGAGTACCGTGTGGCTGATGCTGGAGTTGTACCCGGAAAATGCATCCCGCATCCGCTTTGGACAGGTCGTCGAGGCCGAATTACAGTCACTGCCCGGCAAGACGCTGAAAGGACGGGTGGTCTTCATCGACCCCACGGTCAACAAGACGCGCCGCACGGTCGGTGTCCGTGTCGAGTTCAGTAATGAGCACGGTCAGTTGCGACCTGGTGATTATGCCAAAGCACAGATCACCGTTCCCATTGGTCCCCAGGGGAAAGTGTATGATTCTGAACTGGCGGGGAAATGGATCAGTCCCATGCATCCCCAGGTAATCCGGGACCAACCGGGTGACTGTCCGATTTGTGGTATGAAGCTGGTACCGACTTCTCGTTATGGTTATTCAGAACAACCGGTCATCCAGAATGCCGCCATTACCGTTCCACGTTCAGCCGTTCTTCTGGCCGGTGATCACAGTGTGGTCTATGTGGAAACAGAGCCCGGGCGTTTCGAACTCAGGAATGTAACGCTTGGCCCGATGTTGAGAGATCGAGCCGTGATTCTGGACGGAGTCAAACAGGGGGAACAGGTAGCGACAGCAGGCAACTTTCTGATCGATTCACAAATGCAACTCTCGGGAAAACCCAGTCTGATTGACCCGACAAAATATTCGCGAGACAAAAAGAAAAAGCCAGCTTATCGCAATGAGCCGTTGCAGTTTGAGTCCATCAGAATTGAAAAGCTCTCTGGCAAGCCGGGGCAGAGTCTGGAGAACCTGTATTCTGTTTATTTCGCGATTCAGAAACAGTTTGCCTCAGATCAAAAAATCTCAGAACAACAGGCGACAACACTGAACAGGCTGGCGTCAGAACTGGCTCAGGATTCCCAACTCGACCATACAATCAGGTCGGAGTTAAAGCAGGTGGCGGCGAACGCAGTGCATCTGCATCATCTCTCTCTGGAAGAAGCCCGAAAAAAGTTCAAGCCGATCAGCCATGCCATGGTAAAGCTGGCAACTCAAGTACGCGGTGATGCTGCGAAACAACCCTATTATCAGTTTTTCTGTCCGATGGTTTCGCAAGGGGAAGGGGACTGGCTGCAGCAGGATGACAAACTGCTCAATCCCTATTTTGGCAGCAAAATGCTGCATTGCGGGAAGCTGGTGAGTACCTTTGCACCGGTGGCATCAACCAGACGTAAAACCGATCAGAAATCAGGCAACACGAACAACAAAACCTTATCAAGGCCCAAAGGAGAATAA
- a CDS encoding TolC family protein, with amino-acid sequence MKDHPLYFSRGFGLILLTVFVAGCASHTTTVQKSSTANAEAVARTSIGFDEPAEELHESPSVIVQTGAEAVDGIFADGTQSELVIQQPPLSQSLVELEMLAVDQNPRLVKLYREYNAASSRSRYVNKLPDPKVGTNVFGAPIQTASGSQRAVLSASQAIPWLGKLDAEEQRACFEAFAVRADYLAERLRVLAAVRTGWYRLYVIDQQIETAKANQELLQSLIDVANAQIATGTATQGDVLLGTLELSKLEERLLTYRKLRVAVQAEVNRLVARDADLPIAVPAELQVALPALSAREIYETTLRSQPEIQAAQLRTQASRWGIEVAHLSRRPELTVSANYFFTDNNRPPSALYQVGQDPWSLGAQVSIPLWRDKYDALEDEATWKHLASTDNEAELRDRYDALVTELLAEARRADETAKLYKNTILPQARQTLRADQESYSRGAVEFDRVIRDYRNLLTLELGYHSAVGELAVSLAQLSRVAGQDVKLTPVTALPGLPQE; translated from the coding sequence ATGAAGGATCATCCCCTGTATTTCAGCCGCGGTTTCGGTCTAATTCTGTTGACTGTTTTCGTCGCAGGCTGTGCCTCGCATACCACAACTGTTCAAAAGTCGTCCACCGCGAACGCAGAGGCCGTTGCGCGTACGTCGATTGGATTTGACGAACCGGCTGAGGAGCTACATGAATCTCCGTCGGTGATCGTGCAGACTGGTGCTGAAGCAGTCGATGGTATATTTGCGGATGGAACCCAGTCAGAACTGGTCATTCAGCAGCCTCCCCTTTCGCAGTCTCTGGTGGAACTGGAGATGTTGGCCGTCGATCAGAATCCGCGACTGGTGAAACTCTATCGCGAATACAATGCCGCCTCTTCGCGCAGTCGTTATGTGAATAAACTGCCGGACCCCAAAGTGGGGACGAATGTATTTGGGGCGCCGATTCAGACTGCCTCCGGTTCACAACGTGCCGTCCTGAGTGCCAGCCAGGCGATTCCGTGGCTGGGGAAATTAGATGCGGAAGAGCAGCGGGCCTGCTTCGAAGCATTTGCGGTGCGTGCTGATTATCTGGCGGAACGCCTGCGGGTGCTTGCTGCGGTGCGTACGGGCTGGTATCGGCTGTATGTGATTGATCAGCAGATTGAAACGGCGAAGGCCAATCAGGAACTGCTGCAGTCGCTGATTGACGTGGCGAATGCTCAGATCGCAACCGGAACTGCTACCCAGGGTGATGTGCTGCTGGGAACACTGGAACTCAGTAAACTGGAAGAACGCCTGTTGACGTATCGAAAATTGCGGGTCGCAGTGCAGGCGGAAGTCAATCGTCTGGTGGCCCGCGATGCCGATCTGCCCATTGCGGTTCCCGCGGAACTGCAAGTTGCGTTGCCCGCTTTATCAGCGCGTGAGATTTATGAGACCACACTGCGATCACAGCCGGAAATCCAGGCAGCGCAATTGCGGACACAGGCATCGCGCTGGGGAATTGAAGTGGCTCATTTAAGTCGTCGTCCGGAACTGACCGTTTCTGCGAATTACTTTTTCACCGATAACAATCGACCCCCTTCCGCTCTATACCAGGTCGGACAGGATCCCTGGTCGCTTGGTGCGCAGGTCAGCATTCCGCTCTGGCGTGACAAATATGATGCCCTCGAAGACGAAGCGACCTGGAAGCATCTCGCTTCGACTGATAACGAAGCCGAACTCCGCGATCGTTATGATGCGCTGGTTACTGAATTACTGGCGGAAGCCCGCCGTGCAGATGAAACCGCAAAACTGTATAAGAACACGATCCTGCCGCAGGCGCGTCAGACGCTGCGAGCCGATCAGGAATCGTATTCGCGCGGTGCTGTGGAATTTGATCGGGTGATCCGAGACTACCGGAACCTGCTCACACTGGAACTCGGATATCATTCTGCTGTTGGTGAACTGGCTGTCTCGCTGGCACAGTTGAGCCGTGTGGCAGGACAGGACGTCAAACTTACACCTGTGACAGCACTTCCGGGATTACCACAAGAGTAG
- the mscL gene encoding large-conductance mechanosensitive channel protein MscL has protein sequence MLKEFKEFAVRGNVVDMAVGIIIGAAFSKIVSSLVKDVVMPPIGMLLGKVDFSQLSIVLREKTDTAEAVTINYGIFINSVIDFVIVAFVIFLVIRQMNKMKRQEEPKPETTKACPFCKSTIDLTATRCPQCTSELVEQVK, from the coding sequence ATGCTCAAAGAATTCAAAGAGTTCGCGGTGCGGGGCAATGTCGTCGACATGGCCGTGGGAATTATCATTGGGGCGGCGTTCAGTAAAATCGTCTCTTCGCTGGTCAAAGATGTCGTGATGCCCCCTATCGGAATGTTACTGGGCAAAGTCGACTTCTCTCAGCTTTCCATTGTTCTTCGTGAGAAAACCGACACCGCCGAAGCCGTTACCATCAACTACGGTATCTTCATCAATTCCGTCATCGATTTTGTGATCGTCGCGTTTGTGATCTTCCTGGTGATTCGGCAGATGAACAAAATGAAACGCCAGGAAGAACCCAAACCGGAGACAACCAAAGCCTGCCCGTTCTGCAAATCGACCATCGATCTCACAGCGACCCGCTGCCCCCAGTGTACTTCAGAACTGGTAGAACAGGTTAAATGA
- a CDS encoding DUF1559 domain-containing protein yields MKRKSQKDGFTLIELLVVIAIIAILIALLLPAVQQAREAARRSTCKNNMKQLGLAMHNYHDTHRTFPIGAQYPYYKGNWRFSLLPYIDQGPLYAQLTKTHPTSADGFSGGWSVGYYGTNFGILEGLTIPVYNCPSSALSSNNNPSNYNDQLGQTHDYVGIMGSYPGTGCSPDISGRGSACENGILFFNGHTQIRDVTDGTSNTIYISEQSGMVGNRDLRANYHGGWSGFYNTTQRPSQITSSSHFGAAVSTIRYALNLDTTSPPNGSASSWHYNTILNSFHTGGIHVLLGDGAVRFLGNSIDLGTLQKLGARNDGLVIGEF; encoded by the coding sequence ATGAAAAGAAAGAGTCAAAAAGACGGATTCACACTAATTGAACTATTGGTTGTGATTGCCATTATTGCCATTTTAATCGCTTTATTACTTCCTGCAGTTCAGCAGGCGCGAGAGGCAGCACGCAGAAGCACCTGTAAAAATAACATGAAACAACTGGGGCTTGCGATGCACAACTACCATGACACACATCGCACCTTCCCAATCGGAGCACAATACCCCTACTATAAAGGCAACTGGCGATTCAGCTTACTTCCTTATATCGATCAGGGCCCCCTTTATGCACAGCTGACTAAAACACATCCCACTTCAGCGGATGGATTTTCAGGTGGGTGGAGTGTTGGGTATTACGGCACCAATTTTGGCATTCTGGAAGGCTTGACAATTCCCGTTTATAATTGTCCCTCAAGTGCACTTTCCAGCAATAATAATCCTTCTAACTACAACGACCAGTTAGGTCAGACTCACGATTATGTGGGGATCATGGGGTCTTATCCTGGAACGGGGTGTTCTCCTGACATCAGTGGCCGGGGAAGCGCGTGTGAAAATGGGATTCTGTTCTTTAACGGGCACACTCAAATTCGTGATGTTACCGATGGTACGTCAAATACAATTTATATCAGTGAGCAGTCGGGAATGGTGGGTAACCGAGACCTGCGGGCGAACTATCATGGTGGCTGGAGTGGTTTTTACAACACAACGCAACGCCCCTCACAGATCACTTCAAGCTCTCATTTCGGTGCAGCCGTCTCAACAATCCGCTACGCTCTTAACCTGGATACAACGAGTCCTCCCAACGGTTCGGCATCCAGCTGGCATTACAATACGATTCTGAATTCATTTCATACAGGTGGAATTCATGTTTTACTCGGTGATGGGGCAGTTCGATTCCTCGGCAATAGTATTGACCTGGGAACCCTGCAGAAACTCGGCGCCAGAAACGATGGACTCGTTATTGGCGAGTTTTAA
- a CDS encoding carboxypeptidase regulatory-like domain-containing protein, whose translation MKSSDRNFLLTSELSSCVHRYCQIRYTPLNCILLMTVLSAITTTGCGSGVSETPRGDISGKVTFQETPVTDGTVNFFSGKTGIAAGAKLDSEGTFSIPDGIEIGTYTITITPPYVEEPPGLSPAESKPKEFKEIPEKYRSGETSGLTAEVKSGANHFEFDMVK comes from the coding sequence ATGAAATCCAGCGATCGTAATTTTTTGTTGACTTCCGAACTCAGTTCATGTGTGCATCGATACTGCCAGATTAGATACACTCCCTTGAACTGTATTTTACTTATGACCGTATTAAGCGCGATTACAACGACCGGTTGTGGCTCCGGGGTCAGTGAAACTCCCCGTGGCGACATTTCGGGAAAGGTCACGTTTCAAGAAACACCAGTCACGGATGGAACCGTCAATTTCTTCTCTGGCAAAACAGGGATTGCTGCGGGAGCCAAACTTGATAGTGAAGGCACATTTTCGATCCCAGACGGAATCGAAATTGGTACTTATACCATCACGATAACGCCTCCTTATGTAGAGGAGCCCCCAGGTTTGTCGCCAGCAGAATCTAAACCAAAAGAGTTTAAAGAGATTCCAGAGAAATATCGCTCTGGTGAAACAAGTGGTCTGACAGCAGAAGTGAAAAGCGGAGCAAATCACTTTGAGTTCGACATGGTGAAATGA